From the genome of Anopheles funestus chromosome 2RL, idAnoFuneDA-416_04, whole genome shotgun sequence:
TAGGATACTTCACCTTTGAGAAATAGTTCGTCACTACGTCTGGTTGACTCAATGTTCGGAACACGACCATAGGAGATGGAAATcggttttcttcaaaattttgcGCAATCTTTCCCGAAGGCGACAGCATTGCTAGAAGCATGACCACAGCGTAATTTTATGACGGAAATTCCATGTGATGGCAAGTGATGAAATGCCTGCAGCCATGCAAAACACGTCATAAAACTACCTTCCCCTGATCATTTCCAACTAAATCTGTCTCCTAAAGAGACGTACGTCAATGGCCACGCTTCAAAGGATATTGAAGGATCAGTTTCATGCCTTCGTTTCTGCCTGCATTTCTATTTGCTTTGCAATCGTTCCAATGATGTATCCTAAACATCCACCAGATGCGTTTTAATGTTGGCGGGATGGCTACAACTCTTTTCGAACTGGATAAACAAGTTATAGGAGTAAAAAGTGTGTCTGTTCGTATTTGCTGTCACAAAGTGAGTGCATATGAGATTCGCTAATTACAACACGCGCTATAACTGGAAATGGATTATGTGAAACGCTGGTGGCTACACTAGCCAGCGTCCAGATTGTTGGGTAGTATAAGTTGATATATTCGATTAAAACGGTCGTTCACAATCGTGACTGattcttcttgttttgctcTGTCAAGGGGGTCAACCCCTatcacaacacaacaccgGAAGGTTTCTGTTCAAACTTTTTACGAAACTTGATCGTTTGCTTGTAGAATGACACACTACTGTTACCACGGAATTCGGTTTCGCTCTTCGTAGTCGTAGTCCACACAAATCCCAtccttgttgtttgtttgtgttagaATATCGTTTGTACTATCAGTGGCAAAGCACCAATAAAAGGAAACTTCACGtgttactgttgttgtttgctgtttggatTAACTTGCAAAACCCTGCACCTGATATCAATTGTTTGGAGGACCTGCGTTACTGTTTGGAGTATTGGAAGGATAGTTTCTAACTTCCCTTATGTATTGCTAGCTTCCTTTTGCTCCTGCAAATTGTTATTAATGTCCTAATTCTGATTCTATCACCATTTCTAGACGCATCGAAACAGATGTGTGCGTTATTCAATTGTAGATGTTAGTTAGAGGAGTTAAAACATGTCATACCAGACGGTGCCTGACTCTCAGCGCACTTTCTTCtaagaaaatttatcaaagtattcctttttttcaggATATAATATTGCTTAAAACTGTCACTGAACTGGCAAAGTGTGTTTGAAGTGAATTTAAAGTTATGCGCGGTTTTGAATGCTTACacgcaattaaaaaaaatcagtaacAGTAATTATctactacattatttacaatcCAAAGAAACTTGACAAAAACACTATTCGTTATGCAAGGTGTAACAGAAGTATTTCGAGATTCTATGAAACTTGTGCAAGTTTAATCTGCCTCATCAATTTAAGAAAAAGCGCTTGCATCATACTGATAGTGAATGAAAACTTTAAATGAGTTGCTCAAAACGACCTTCTTATACTAAAACTCTTCCTGTCTTCACTCGTGAACTACTCTTGCCTAATTTTAAATAGCTTTGAAAATGGTACTGATTAGTTTGACAACTGGCAAAGATGTGAAATGCTTCCGCATATATGCAATGCATCTAAAGAACGATCCAGTGATGATCGGGAACAGCTAACCGCTACAGCTTTATCACAAACTAAACGCTACCGTCAATATCCGATCTAAGATCAGCAGCCCGGGCAGCCAGAAACATTTGTCTCAACTACGAGGAGTATCGTCTTGATATGGTTCCAGTTCCAATTTCCTTAGTCTCACCAAGCAGACGCGTTCACGCGTTCGGTACAATTCCAACACAAAATGGTTAGTGACGGTCGTGATGCGTCATCTTCTAATTGCTGATAGTGCTGATGCAGTCagcatttttcgtttcgtgcaGATGGTAAGCGCCTAAATCAATGCTCGATTCCCATGACATCGGTACGTTGGTTGTACCGATGAAGTTGCTGTAGAACAGAGGTTGCTGCTGTTCTTCTGTGATGGAAGTGGCCGAGAACTTGCGTGGTAGAGTGGCAACGGTAGCTCCGGAGCCTTTTATCGAAGCGCATACGGTTGAACTAGGACTTATGACAGTGGATCCACTGTTGGAAGCACAAAGCAACGGAATCGTATCGGTACAGACGCTTGCCTGTGTTGCGTCGTTATCTCCACCGGGACCAATCGTACCGTTCAGTGATTCGCCACAGGATCCTATCTGCTGGTTTTCAAGCGTTTTCTCCATCGTGGAGCTAACGTATGGACAAACATTGGAGGAACGCACCAGCATGCACCAATTctacgagaaaaaaaggggaaaaaaaaatcgcttgtTAAGAAGTTCTGGAGAAGCATTGTATTTCTCAACGCGCACTTACCAAAATATTGAAACTGATGGCAAATATTACCGGCATCACACACGAGTGAACGTTCTCCAGGGCAATTATCTCCAGGAACCAGCACACGGAGAAGATCGGTTGGAAGAACAGTCCAAACTTGATCGCCTTCTTGAACTCGGTAAAGTCCTGCACATCCGATGCCATGCTCGGTGTGGTTAGTTCTGCCAGTGACAGCTGTCCCAGATCGATCCGTGTATCGTAACAATCGAACGACCGTTTGGTGGCGTTCATTGCGTACTGGCTGGCGGCTGCCGTTGTCATACCGGGAGTGATCGCCATGCCTGTGGTGGCCGGTTGTGGTAACGTCACCACCGAGTGACGATTTGCACAATCGGCATACTCCTGGCAGCAGACGTTACGATCCTTTACTTGTTCTAACTGCGGATAGCTGTTGCTTCGGCACACCATAGCCATATTAACACCGGCCAACGATGGCAAACGGGGATAGATGATGTCGTTACACTTGGAGGTGGTTTCGATGATACTTTCAATGCTTTCGCACAGCAGCTCCGTCTGCTTGGTGGAGATACGCTTGAGACTCAGTGTTCCGAGCACGGTCGTAAGAATGATGAGGAACGATATCGGCACCATAAAACTCACGATCATACCCTTCTGTATTGACATCCAGCAATATCGATGCACCTCGAATCGATCGATAGAAGACGCGTATGAGAACTGCACAAGAATACGGAGATCTATAGGTAACTGGAGCTTCTTCAGGATCAAATGCATTCCATAACTTACCAACACGTACACCGCCGGAATACCGTAACCCATGAGATAATGGTACTTCAGCTTCGGTGTACACTCGTTTGCAAGCAGATCGTAAATTACGTAGATGTAAATGAAGCACCAAATGCTCGTACTCAGATGTAAGTAGTGCAGCAGTAGTGCAATCAACTCACACCGGATCACGTTCCGCGTTGCCTGTACGCCTAGTATGAAGGATAAATTGGACGCGATCAGGGCCAGCAGCAAATTCAAACAGATAGGATAGAAAGCATTAAAGTGACGCAGACGACGATTTCTCAGGAACAGTATGATGATGGTCAGTATCTGCGGTGCTAGTGCAAAGACAGCTCCAATCACGATCACATTCCCACCGAGATCTTTGCGCAAATTTCCATTAGTTCCGTAATAGATGTACATAATATTGTCGATAAAATCGTGCCCCTTCATATCGTTGTTCAGATTATCGAAAGAGGTCTCATCGTCCGTTGTGTGGGCCTGCGGTGACTTGCGTAACGATTTCGAAGAATCTACAGTCGAGGAAGAAATGTTAACGACATTTAGACGAATGGAAACCCAAAAATCTAAATCGTGTAGAATACTTACACACTTTTATCACATTCTCTTCCCCAGGATATCGGTTCCGTTTCATCGTGCTCTTGTTAATGAAGGAAGCGTATATTTTATCCGGATCCGGAAAAATGTCCGGTGGTCGGGTTACTTCCCCGTGTGTCGCTACCGAACGACTCGGTGTCTCCTCCGGTATTGGTAAGCCACCGAGCGTCATGCCCGTCTCGTAATCGGACGTTTTGGTGCCACCGTCGTAATCGTAGTAGATCGGTTCCATAATATCGCCAGCCGGGCGGGTAAAGTTGATGAAATCGTTTATAAACTTCGTTTCGTAGTTGGCAAATTTAGCCCTTATTCCTTCACATTCTGTTGTTATTGGGAGATAGAAACATAAAGGATAAAAGCACAATATGAGTCttattgtgttgtgttgcaaTTAGAGATTAAAATAACAACtttttttagtgagtcaactcagagtgaatgagtcgttattaggagtcagctcgtttaacgactcatttcggagtctgTCTTAcaaaattgtaatattttacttattttcttagcctttttttgagtaatttcgcaaaacttataaattgatttattttaatgcgaatttgttgaaataagtttcttttcactcaaataatgcttttaattaaaaaaagaataaaaaatcattaaaaaattaaaataatctaaaaatttgaaaatttcttaaggctatagccttagttttttttgaaatttagcaaaaatttataaattcatttattttaacgcgaataagttgaaataagtttcttttcactcaaataatgctttaaattaaaaaaagaataaaaaatcagaaaaaaaaatttaaaaaaatttcaactcgaaaatttcataaggcttaccccttacgatttttttgggaaattttgcaaaaaaatttaaattgttttattttgatgccaattggttgcaatgagtttcttttcactcaaataatgcttgaaataaaaaaaaagagtgaaaaataataaaaaattcaaaaaattacaacaaaaatgaaaattttcctcatttttgcaccaagttttgcctataactcggtagatatccaacggatcgccaatctttaacctgtagtcgatagatggcaccaatggctacattttcttcttggacggccatgccctcagatgtctgtgccagaagttattcgaggaaccaagttccttaccctgtttgagaaaatgtaaaattttcctcatttttgcaccaagttttgtctataactcggtctatatccaacggatcgccaatctttaacctgtggtcgatagatggcaccaatggctacattttcttcttggacggccatgccctcagatgtctgtgccagaagttattcgagcaaccaagttccataccctgtttgagaaaatgttaaattttcttcatttttgagcaatgtagcaaaatttttaaatgtgatatattttaatgggaatttgttgcaataagtttcttttcactcaaataatgctttaaattaaaaaaagaataaaaaatcagaaaaaaaaatttaaaaaattttcaactcgaaaatttcataaggcttaccccttacgatttttttgggaaattttgcaaaaaaatttaaattgttttattttgatgccaattggttgcaatgagtttcttttcactcaaataatgcttgaaataaaaaaaagagtgaaaaataataaaaaattcaaaaaattacaacaaaaatgaaaattttcctcatttttgcaccaagttttgcctataactcggtagatatccaacggatcgccaatctttaacctgtggtcgatagatggcactaatggctacattttcttcttggacggccatgccctcagatgtctgtgccagaagatattcgaggaaccaagttccttaccctgtttgagaaaatgtaaaattttcctcatttttgcaccaagttttgcctataactcggtctatatccaacggatcgccaatctttaacctgtggtcgatagatggcaccaatggctacattttcttcttggacggccatgccctcaaatgtctgtgccagaagttattcgaggaaccaagttccttaccctgtttgagaaaatgtaaaatttttctcatttttgagtaatttagcaaaatttataaatgtgatatatttttattcgaatttgttgcaata
Proteins encoded in this window:
- the LOC125764988 gene encoding uncharacterized protein LOC125764988 codes for the protein MLSRVVLPVLLVLQFSGQLQCEGIRAKFANYETKFINDFINFTRPAGDIMEPIYYDYDGGTKTSDYETGMTLGGLPIPEETPSRSVATHGEVTRPPDIFPDPDKIYASFINKSTMKRNRYPGEENVIKVYSSKSLRKSPQAHTTDDETSFDNLNNDMKGHDFIDNIMYIYYGTNGNLRKDLGGNVIVIGAVFALAPQILTIIILFLRNRRLRHFNAFYPICLNLLLALIASNLSFILGVQATRNVIRCELIALLLHYLHLSTSIWCFIYIYVIYDLLANECTPKLKYHYLMGYGIPAVYVLFSYASSIDRFEVHRYCWMSIQKGMIVSFMVPISFLIILTTVLGTLSLKRISTKQTELLCESIESIIETTSKCNDIIYPRLPSLAGVNMAMVCRSNSYPQLEQVKDRNVCCQEYADCANRHSVVTLPQPATTGMAITPGMTTAAASQYAMNATKRSFDCYDTRIDLGQLSLAELTTPSMASDVQDFTEFKKAIKFGLFFQPIFSVCWFLEIIALENVHSCVMPVIFAISFNILNWCMLVRSSNVCPYVSSTMEKTLENQQIGSCGESLNGTIGPGGDNDATQASVCTDTIPLLCASNSGSTVISPSSTVCASIKGSGATVATLPRKFSATSITEEQQQPLFYSNFIGTTNVPMSWESSIDLGAYHLHETKNADCISTISN